CATGGAATTTTATCCTGGTGAGGTACATGCGATAGTAGGGGAGAATGGGGCGGGGAAAAGCACACTGATGAAGATAATAGCAGGGGTGTATCAACCTGATGAAGGTGAGATCATATACGAAGGGAAGAGTGTGAGGTGGAACCATCCGAGTGAAGCGATAAATGCAGGGATAGTGACGGTGTTTCAGGAGCTATCGGTGATGGACAACCTGTCAGTTGCGGAGAACATATTCATGGGGGACGAAGAGAAGAGAGGGATCTTTATAGATTACAAGAAGATGTACAGGGAAGCGGAGAAGTTCATGAAGGAGGAATTTGGCATAGAGATAGATCCTGAGGAGAAGTTGGGGAAATACTCCATAGCGATTCAGCAGATGGTGGAGATAGCAAGAGCTGTCTACAAGAAGGCGAAGGTGTTGATACTGGACGAGCCGACCTCTTCTCTTACACAGAAA
The DNA window shown above is from Thermotoga sp. Mc24 and carries:
- a CDS encoding sugar ABC transporter ATP-binding protein yields the protein MKPILEVKSIHKRFPGVHALKGVSMEFYPGEVHAIVGENGAGKSTLMKIIAGVYQPDEGEIIYEGKSVRWNHPSEAINAGIVTVFQELSVMDNLSVAENIFMGDEEKRGIFIDYKKMYREAEKFMKEEFGIEIDPEEKLGKYSIAIQQMVEIARAVYKKAKVLILDEPTSSLTQKETEKLFEVVKSLKEKGVAIIFISHRLEEIFEICDKVSVLRDGEYIGTDSIENLTKEKIVEMMVGRKLEKFYIKEAHEPGEVVLEVK